agctggaagaagccccaggtgagtgcagtttgtttttttttaagtgcgcagatcttccctttaaggctttcctatgaggagatggattagtccaaagccTGTGGGTAAGAGAATCAGAACCGTCAGTTCAATAATACCTTCTGTAAATTACAGCTACATATGAAATAATTTAATGACATTACACTTTGCTTCGGGACAAATACAGTATACTTTatactttttctatgttaaaaaacatgtatttaacattttacagttGTCATCATATTACTCCTTTAACTAAATCTCAAGTTTCATATTTTTGTTTCTAGTTAAGATCTTTAGATGTGGATTTCTTTCATAATTTTGCCCAcatgaggaaaaaaagaaaatgcagtcagacaaattaacccttttttttttcgtCTATTTTAAAAAGcaacaaaaagaaaacaacacACCTCTTCTATTTCTTAATTAAAAATCTTCGGGTTGTGCCTCCATTCTGTGATGTGCTTCCTCCAGCCATTGTCATACCACTTGTACCAGGTAAAGCAAATattcctccaccagcacccagcgCACCACTCAATCCATTTCCATTAACTCCTGCTGCACCTTGTAAACCACCTCCAGCACCTAGTATACTGCCCCCTAGCATTGCTGTTCCGGTTGCAGTAAGACTGATATCTCCACCGAGACCAGTAGCTCCCATACCAGAATTTAATGAATCGCCAACTCCACCTGCTTGCCCAACTAGTCCGCCAAGCAGACTTCCTTTTCCATCTTGTCCACCAAGCAGACCTCCTTGCCCACTTTGTCCACCAAGCACTCCACTAACAGCATTAACAGCGGTATCTGCAACTCCATTAACTGATGTAAGAAGCCCAGGAACCACTTCTGTGACACTTCCAAGTGCATTTCCCACATTAAGTCCGTTTGTTAGTGCTCCTACGATATTCAGAACCCCTCTTATGACTTCAGGAGCTGCTCCTGTGACTTCTCCAAGTATGTTTCCCACATCAAGTGTTATTCCTCCTGAGGGCCTTACGAATCCTCCTGTGACACCTCTAATTGTGCTACCCAGCCCTCCAATGGTTTGAGTAACTGGTTTTATTAGACTACTTATCACCCGAAACACTTCATTAGTCAAAGAGTTCCTTCCAAGTAGCTGTTCAAGAAGGTTGCTCAAAAGTCCTAGATTCTTGGAACCTATCTCAGCAAGAAATTGCTTCGGAGCATCTATTCCTGTTATCCTTCCATCAAGGCTTGGAAGACCAAGGAAAGCctacataaaacaaaaacaaacaaacaaaaacatcagAATGCCTTAGCAATAGAAAATGAAATCATTTAAAGTTCGTGCTTTTtggtaattattattttttagtaattatacagtgctgacatcttccacagcgctttacaaagtatattgtcttgtcactcactaactgttcctcagaggagctcacaatgtaattccTACCCCAGTCATGTGTCCACCcaccatagtctagggccaatttgggtggagccaattagcttatctgtatctttttgagatgtgggaggacatCATTGTACCTAGAGAAAAACCACGCAGACACAGGAAGCCTACAAACTCCATCCAGGTAGTGGAATTCAAACCTTTTCTGCATTACGTAAAGTGGAGTAGAGAATCTTCATTTTAAGTGACCATACAAAGGTCAATATTTTAGAATATGTACCGTAATCACTTTCATCAATGTTTTATTGATCCTGACATAGCCAATTAATCAGTGCTGCTCAGCAAGAAGATTgcttcagctatccgaccggatttggatttcggatacctgggcccaaatccggatagcaatccGCGGATAGTTGTGAggcaatccggatatccgcggatatcctaggatatccgactattgagatactgtaactgAGAAGATGACGtctatgacgtcattgagccaatcagagggctcccaggggctcccagcagaagccctagcaaccaatcacagaaaggaaccctggccagccccacctgacctcattcagccaatcagaggcctcccagcctaagccctagcacccaatcacagaaaggaaccctggcccccctgtataataaggagcggtgccatgatgagaaatatcgtccttgcttgtcactagtgctcactgagagacatgctccagtgctgctggcataGCAAGtgttgtatacagtgataaacctgaagttgttcagtgattaacaccttcaatatcactacactattgttcttttGTTTATTAGTTAGCTAGTGgcactcggcacgtggcactcggcacgtggcactcGGCACATGGCACTCGGCACgtagcatgtggcacttggcacgtgccaagtgccacctgccaagtgccacgtgccaagtgcaatgtgccaagtgccacatgccaagtgccacatgccaagtgcaagtggaacatgccaagtgccacgtgccacatccggcatgctcctggcagactttacacctgctgctgctgcattgccctgctcctgctgcctttgctgctcccaccgccagggtgccacaggccactgctgctgtgctgataccacctatatttaacccaaaacacaattgctgcctaATTTTTTGGagttgtctgggctgaaaactgtcatgtctcagatgtgcggttggactttggatacaatatgggctgcacgactgctgtctggaacctagtcctgatgtttatTGACAGCCTTttctttttttagggggggggggggagtttaagtccccacatcatcaattagtgtttccctttaaaaaaaacatgatgccacatgcctcatttaccctaaaacgtttgaaaagcattttaaaggccactcctacccggatatccgaacctgggaggatatctgggatactgagttcggatatccgattcggattcggattccaaaagttcaaactcggatatccgattcggatcggatttctgggtatccggatctgaattcaattcagattttgaaaaggggtatctga
This DNA window, taken from Hyperolius riggenbachi isolate aHypRig1 chromosome 3, aHypRig1.pri, whole genome shotgun sequence, encodes the following:
- the LOC137561660 gene encoding uncharacterized PE-PGRS family protein PE_PGRS24-like isoform X1 — protein: MKTVVCILVVAVSCCFSTAAANCIETCASQCRQSNNNELAFLFNAVKINGIPVINALINFLDAYDRSKTSSNKDELVNSIRDLKMVTGLRLESLLGGDTTVNDLAVDVDGTLQYLLRAVVDVLGSLNLGSLTTPSGRLARPLTEKVSKYLAFLGLPSLDGRITGIDAPKQFLAEIGSKNLGLLSNLLEQLLGRNSLTNEVFRVISSLIKPVTQTIGGLGSTIRGVTGGFVRPSGGITLDVGNILGEVTGAAPEVIRGVLNIVGALTNGLNVGNALGSVTEVVPGLLTSVNGVADTAVNAVSGVLGGQSGQGGLLGGQDGKGSLLGGLVGQAGGVGDSLNSGMGATGLGGDISLTATGTAMLGGSILGAGGGLQGAAGVNGNGLSGALGAGGGIFALPGTSGMTMAGGSTSQNGGTTRRFLIKK
- the LOC137561660 gene encoding PE-PGRS family protein PE_PGRS47-like isoform X2 translates to MKTVVCILVVAVSCCFSTAAANCIETCASQCRQSNNNELAFLFNAVKINGIPVINALINFLDAYDRSKTSSNKDELVNSIRDLKMVTGLRLESLLGGDTTVNDLAVDVDGTLQYLLRAVVDVLAFLGLPSLDGRITGIDAPKQFLAEIGSKNLGLLSNLLEQLLGRNSLTNEVFRVISSLIKPVTQTIGGLGSTIRGVTGGFVRPSGGITLDVGNILGEVTGAAPEVIRGVLNIVGALTNGLNVGNALGSVTEVVPGLLTSVNGVADTAVNAVSGVLGGQSGQGGLLGGQDGKGSLLGGLVGQAGGVGDSLNSGMGATGLGGDISLTATGTAMLGGSILGAGGGLQGAAGVNGNGLSGALGAGGGIFALPGTSGMTMAGGSTSQNGGTTRRFLIKK